A section of the Anabaena cylindrica PCC 7122 genome encodes:
- a CDS encoding T3SS effector HopA1 family protein: protein MQLLDSLHSQLSELPAQLQISLQDMVNEIEIESYHCIKHSNYKPLELPESVISRFEQLPLEMQQQHLKLQLRNFLYSAYYNVASKPILNSDQEEPDVKLPQNIENNSLFGVDLEFYDRLHTRNKSEGYWSHNWQVVREESDRTLAVQKNGLTLHVEPNIHLLPTNQAVTIGKFVSIKMPKNVVQKGFYMAVANAGSQNNHQITRIYFNLTPEGAAAVMETLTEQLNNIPISFSFKALYNPSDYGRYDSAVLYFNKGNYDVVHPVLERLYAENKSYFQEQVPLFTKLLAPGLACAEEPDQKFSDQESFGTNRCQIIANGLIAAWEQGEYSPEGRMASIFKHFAVHKIQLQCPYLNPRSKDIYTPLS from the coding sequence ATGCAACTATTAGATTCACTGCACAGCCAACTTTCAGAATTGCCAGCACAATTGCAGATATCACTGCAAGATATGGTGAATGAGATTGAAATTGAATCTTACCACTGTATCAAGCATTCAAACTACAAACCATTAGAATTACCAGAGTCAGTCATCTCTCGTTTTGAGCAGTTACCATTGGAAATGCAGCAACAGCATTTGAAGTTGCAACTACGTAATTTTCTATACAGTGCTTATTATAACGTTGCCTCGAAACCTATTCTTAATTCTGATCAAGAGGAACCTGATGTAAAATTACCCCAAAATATCGAAAATAACAGCTTATTCGGCGTAGATTTAGAATTTTATGATCGCTTACATACCAGGAACAAAAGTGAAGGCTACTGGAGTCATAACTGGCAGGTAGTCAGGGAAGAAAGCGATCGCACATTGGCAGTACAGAAAAATGGATTAACATTGCACGTTGAACCCAACATACATCTGTTACCAACAAACCAAGCCGTAACTATTGGTAAGTTTGTATCTATCAAAATGCCTAAAAATGTGGTGCAGAAAGGATTTTATATGGCTGTAGCTAATGCAGGCTCCCAAAATAATCATCAAATTACCCGAATTTACTTTAACTTAACACCAGAAGGGGCCGCCGCAGTTATGGAAACTTTAACAGAACAACTAAATAATATCCCGATTTCCTTTTCATTTAAAGCACTATATAATCCGTCAGATTATGGACGTTATGACTCAGCCGTGCTTTACTTTAACAAAGGCAACTATGATGTCGTTCACCCAGTATTAGAAAGGCTCTATGCAGAAAATAAATCCTACTTTCAGGAACAAGTACCTTTATTTACCAAGTTGTTAGCACCGGGATTAGCTTGCGCTGAAGAACCGGATCAAAAATTTAGTGATCAAGAAAGTTTTGGTACAAATCGCTGTCAAATTATCGCTAATGGTTTAATTGCTGCTTGGGAGCAAGGTGAATATAGTCCAGAAGGTCGAATGGCATCTATTTTCAAACATTTTGCAGTACATAAAATTCAATTGCAATGTCCTTACCTAAATCCCAGATCCAAAGATATTTACACTCCCTTATCTTAA
- a CDS encoding TetR/AcrR family transcriptional regulator: MRVFNSPPPSEAQTRTRILQAAQKLFAAQGFDGTTTRDLAQAAGVAEGTLFRHFSNKKAILVEVATSGWVEILTDLLTELSEMGSYKAVAQVMRRRMWNMQKNVEMMRVCFMEVQFHPDLRDRIQTEVIDKMTDVAEAFFQTAMDKGIYRQTDAKLVAKVFLGMFAVAGFSDHTLLEPNASPQEMQKMAEGLADIFLNGVLVKES, from the coding sequence ATGCGAGTTTTTAATTCTCCCCCACCGTCAGAGGCGCAGACGCGCACCCGTATCTTACAAGCGGCGCAAAAGTTATTTGCTGCTCAGGGATTTGATGGTACAACCACCCGCGATTTAGCACAGGCAGCAGGTGTGGCTGAGGGTACTCTATTTCGTCATTTTTCTAATAAAAAGGCGATTTTGGTCGAAGTGGCAACTAGTGGCTGGGTGGAAATTCTCACAGATTTGTTGACAGAATTGAGTGAAATGGGTAGTTATAAAGCTGTAGCTCAGGTGATGCGCCGGCGAATGTGGAATATGCAAAAAAATGTGGAAATGATGCGAGTTTGTTTTATGGAGGTGCAGTTTCATCCAGATTTGCGCGATCGCATTCAAACGGAAGTTATTGATAAAATGACGGATGTAGCGGAAGCTTTCTTTCAAACAGCGATGGATAAAGGTATCTATCGTCAAACAGATGCCAAACTAGTGGCTAAGGTATTTTTAGGAATGTTTGCCGTAGCAGGTTTTTCTGATCATACTCTCTTGGAACCTAACGCATCTCCCCAAGAAATGCAAAAAATGGCCGAAGGACTCGCTGATATTTTCCTCAATGGTGTCTTAGTTAAAGAATCTTAG
- a CDS encoding STM4504/CBY_0614 family protein, translated as MKVFDIYSKRQKRLIGEVSDVYQYDVIPQPLRVQIVHIIKDVINPYSTQEIEQKFLFIHDILCREHGILSLHSPIFTQKSIKVVLDFMLETKEIEQVLDIVELIFKSIEEPYNENDYIEDISNKSILDEAIEELNFRFREHGLGYQYESGEIIRVDSQIIHAEAVKPVLHLLSDPQFQGANEEFLKAHEHYRHGNYKECLNECLKAFESTMKIICNKQGWSFKPTDTAKTLINICFQNNLIPNYLETQFSSLRQNFESGIPTIRNKLGGHGQGSQPVNVPQYFAAYQLHITASTILFLIEADKSLP; from the coding sequence ATGAAGGTTTTTGATATCTACTCAAAACGGCAAAAAAGACTTATAGGAGAAGTTTCTGATGTGTATCAGTATGACGTTATCCCTCAGCCTCTGCGTGTACAGATTGTTCATATTATTAAGGATGTTATTAATCCTTACAGTACACAAGAAATTGAACAAAAATTTCTCTTTATTCACGACATATTATGTCGTGAGCATGGCATATTATCTCTGCATTCACCAATCTTTACTCAGAAGTCTATTAAAGTAGTATTAGATTTTATGTTAGAAACAAAAGAAATAGAACAGGTTCTTGATATCGTTGAATTAATATTTAAATCAATTGAAGAACCCTATAATGAAAATGATTATATAGAAGATATATCAAATAAAAGTATACTTGATGAAGCAATAGAGGAATTGAACTTTAGATTTAGGGAACACGGATTAGGCTATCAATATGAGTCAGGTGAAATTATCAGAGTTGATTCTCAGATTATCCATGCTGAAGCAGTCAAGCCAGTTTTACACTTATTAAGTGATCCTCAATTTCAGGGAGCAAATGAGGAATTTCTGAAAGCCCATGAACATTATAGACATGGGAATTACAAAGAATGTCTTAATGAATGTCTCAAGGCTTTTGAGAGTACCATGAAGATTATTTGTAATAAGCAAGGCTGGAGTTTTAAACCTACAGATACAGCCAAAACACTTATTAACATTTGCTTCCAAAATAATCTGATTCCTAATTATTTAGAAACTCAATTTTCATCACTTAGACAAAATTTTGAAAGTGGAATTCCTACTATAAGAAATAAACTGGGAGGACATGGACAAGGTTCTCAACCTGTTAATGTTCCACAATATTTTGCAGCTTACCAGCTTCATATAACAGCAAGTACAATTTTATTTTTGATAGAAGCTGACAAATCGCTTCCTTGA
- a CDS encoding phosphotransferase family protein, with product MPFILSYQNVFNYLISQGLCTQAEQSLSEIELKPAKNFNLLVSLPEGRQLLVKQERLNREGKTRGEFFDEWKVHNFLRIFPETSHLRSSLSEVIHFDAENSIIVFNYLNDYRDLAEFYAKENLFSTDISRSIGATLASIHRLTINRQDYREFFQTSENASNATQSHQTDRLNRITPEVFGLVPADGLKFFALYQRYDNLGKAIADLGNAVSPCCLTHNDLKLNNILISLNWQATIHDESPFSDKIIRFIDWERGTWGDPASDLGAIIASYLQIWLHSMVTSKTTPIEESLRLAAIPLQLLQPSLSSLLTAYLANFPEILELRPDFLPLVMQFCGFALINSIQATLQHERTFGNSGICILQVAKSLLCRPQASVATIFGMEISDLMKANLSPA from the coding sequence ATGCCATTTATTTTAAGCTATCAAAATGTTTTTAACTACCTTATTTCTCAAGGATTGTGTACTCAAGCCGAACAATCATTAAGTGAAATTGAGTTAAAACCAGCGAAAAACTTTAACTTGTTAGTCAGCTTACCCGAAGGTCGTCAACTGCTAGTCAAGCAAGAGCGTTTGAACAGAGAAGGTAAAACTCGTGGTGAGTTTTTTGATGAGTGGAAGGTGCATAATTTTTTGAGAATATTTCCAGAAACTAGCCATTTGCGCTCATCTTTATCAGAAGTAATTCATTTTGATGCTGAAAATTCCATCATTGTTTTCAATTATCTCAATGACTATCGTGATTTAGCAGAATTTTATGCAAAAGAAAATTTATTTTCCACTGATATTTCTCGGTCAATTGGAGCGACTTTAGCATCAATTCATCGCTTAACCATAAACCGTCAAGACTATCGGGAGTTTTTCCAAACCTCTGAGAATGCCAGCAATGCTACACAGTCTCACCAGACGGACAGATTAAATAGAATTACACCAGAAGTGTTTGGTTTAGTTCCTGCTGATGGGTTGAAATTTTTTGCACTCTATCAACGTTACGATAATCTGGGGAAAGCGATCGCAGATTTGGGTAACGCTGTTAGTCCTTGTTGTTTAACTCACAACGATCTCAAGCTCAACAATATTCTTATTTCCTTAAACTGGCAAGCAACTATCCACGACGAATCACCCTTTAGTGACAAGATAATTCGCTTCATTGACTGGGAACGTGGCACTTGGGGAGATCCTGCCAGCGATTTAGGCGCAATAATTGCTAGTTACCTACAAATCTGGCTACATAGCATGGTAACTAGCAAAACAACACCAATTGAAGAATCCTTACGTTTAGCTGCCATACCCTTACAACTGCTGCAACCTTCCCTCTCATCCTTGCTGACTGCTTATTTAGCTAACTTCCCCGAAATTTTAGAGCTTCGTCCTGATTTCTTGCCATTAGTTATGCAATTCTGCGGTTTTGCCTTAATTAATTCTATTCAAGCCACGCTGCAACACGAAAGAACCTTTGGGAATTCCGGTATCTGTATTCTCCAAGTTGCCAAAAGTTTATTATGTCGTCCTCAAGCATCTGTAGCCACAATTTTTGGCATGGAAATATCAGATCTAATGAAGGCAAACTTATCCCCTGCCTAA
- a CDS encoding aminopeptidase P family protein, with product MYTQNTTLPETLRHRRQKLAELIDFPAILWSGGSSPRNFPANTFPYRANSHFLYFAGISLQNAAIRLEGGNLQLFIDDPHPSSALWHGETPTREEIAARIGADDARPMAELADYLENAATLSVQDAATWTQQTQLLDRWILPKNQPEGIDLDLAKAIVSLRLTHDAAALVELRKAAAVSVQAHKAGMAATPKAKLEAEVRAAMEAVIMGHNMTTAYTSIVTVHGEVLHNGHYYHSLQPGDLLLADVGAETETGWAADITRTWPISGKFSSTQRDIYDIVLAAHDACIEQIAPGVEYADIHLLAATAIAEGLVDLGILQGKPEDLVKMDLHALFFPHGIGHLLGLDVHDMEDLGDVAGYDEGRKRSSRFGLSYLRLNRPLHPGMLVTIEPGFYQVPAILNDPKIRSQYQYLVNWERLEQFADVRGIRIEDDVLVTESGSEVLTAALPTQASAIEDLLEFPKLSQNHD from the coding sequence ATGTACACTCAAAATACCACTCTACCCGAAACCCTCCGTCACCGTCGTCAAAAACTAGCTGAACTAATTGATTTTCCTGCTATTCTGTGGTCTGGTGGTAGCAGTCCCCGCAATTTCCCCGCGAATACCTTTCCTTACCGCGCCAATAGCCATTTCCTCTATTTCGCTGGAATTTCTCTCCAAAATGCCGCTATTCGCCTAGAAGGTGGCAATCTACAACTGTTCATAGATGACCCCCATCCCAGTAGCGCCCTTTGGCACGGTGAAACCCCTACCCGTGAAGAAATCGCTGCAAGAATAGGTGCAGATGATGCCAGACCAATGGCAGAATTAGCAGATTATTTAGAAAATGCGGCTACTTTGTCGGTACAAGATGCTGCAACTTGGACACAACAAACACAATTACTAGATAGATGGATTTTACCGAAAAATCAACCGGAGGGAATTGATTTAGATTTAGCTAAAGCTATTGTTTCTCTACGTCTCACCCATGATGCAGCAGCACTAGTAGAATTACGCAAAGCGGCGGCTGTGAGTGTCCAAGCACACAAGGCAGGAATGGCTGCAACACCGAAAGCAAAATTAGAAGCGGAAGTCCGTGCGGCAATGGAAGCAGTAATTATGGGTCATAATATGACGACTGCTTACACTAGTATTGTGACGGTACATGGTGAAGTTTTACACAATGGGCATTATTATCACTCCCTACAACCAGGGGATTTACTTTTAGCTGATGTGGGTGCAGAAACTGAGACTGGTTGGGCTGCTGATATTACCCGTACTTGGCCTATTTCTGGGAAGTTTTCATCTACCCAACGGGATATTTATGATATTGTTTTAGCGGCTCATGATGCTTGTATTGAACAGATAGCCCCTGGTGTGGAATATGCAGACATTCATCTTTTAGCTGCAACTGCGATCGCAGAAGGTTTGGTAGATTTGGGGATTTTGCAAGGGAAACCAGAAGATTTGGTAAAAATGGATCTTCATGCGTTGTTTTTCCCCCACGGAATTGGGCATTTATTGGGTTTGGATGTTCATGATATGGAAGATTTGGGGGATGTTGCAGGGTATGATGAGGGGAGAAAAAGGAGTAGCCGCTTTGGGTTAAGTTATCTACGGTTAAATCGTCCCCTACATCCGGGAATGCTTGTCACCATTGAACCAGGATTTTACCAAGTTCCAGCAATTTTAAATGATCCGAAAATTCGTTCTCAATATCAATATTTAGTCAATTGGGAAAGATTAGAACAATTTGCAGATGTGCGTGGAATCCGCATTGAGGATGATGTCTTAGTCACAGAATCAGGTAGCGAAGTTTTAACAGCCGCATTACCGACTCAAGCTAGTGCGATAGAAGATTTGTTAGAATTTCCAAAATTATCGCAAAATCATGATTAA
- a CDS encoding PhzF family phenazine biosynthesis protein, giving the protein MKQIITQVDAFTNTPFKGNPAAVCILATPQPDEWMQKVAQEMNLSETAFLVKQDDGFNLRWFTPTVEVPLCGHATLASAHVLWSEGHLLPDEIARFYTKSGVLIAKLQIHWIELDFPVNHSQPIEAPAELSQILGIPYKSVYQNSLGYLVEVESEELVREMQPNFQQMKTLPIANFIVTSIAKSGSEYDFVSRFFAPGLGINEDPVTGAAHCCLAPFWRNKLGKNKFLAYQASSRGGVVKINYPGENRVFLSGQAVTVMRGELIKS; this is encoded by the coding sequence ATGAAACAAATTATTACCCAAGTCGATGCTTTCACTAATACACCATTTAAAGGTAATCCTGCGGCTGTTTGTATTTTAGCAACTCCCCAACCTGATGAATGGATGCAAAAAGTCGCTCAGGAAATGAATTTATCAGAAACAGCTTTTTTAGTGAAGCAAGATGATGGTTTTAATTTACGTTGGTTTACACCGACAGTAGAAGTTCCTCTTTGTGGTCATGCAACTTTAGCCAGCGCCCATGTATTATGGTCTGAAGGGCATTTGTTACCTGATGAAATTGCACGTTTTTATACTAAAAGTGGGGTACTAATTGCCAAGTTACAAATACATTGGATTGAGTTAGATTTTCCCGTCAATCATTCCCAACCGATAGAAGCACCAGCAGAACTAAGTCAAATTTTGGGAATACCTTATAAATCGGTTTATCAAAATTCTTTAGGTTATTTAGTAGAAGTGGAATCTGAGGAATTAGTGCGAGAAATGCAACCAAATTTCCAGCAGATGAAAACCTTACCTATTGCTAATTTTATTGTTACTAGCATAGCTAAATCTGGCTCTGAATATGATTTTGTCTCTCGCTTTTTTGCACCGGGTTTAGGGATTAATGAAGACCCTGTGACTGGTGCTGCCCATTGTTGTTTAGCACCATTTTGGCGTAATAAATTGGGTAAAAACAAGTTTTTAGCTTATCAAGCTTCTAGTCGGGGTGGTGTGGTAAAAATTAATTATCCAGGTGAAAATCGTGTTTTTCTTTCTGGACAAGCGGTAACAGTGATGCGAGGGGAATTAATTAAAAGTTAA
- a CDS encoding M16 family metallopeptidase has translation MKGKKLKISKNWRFVSALVIALLLTFNFSRVATAAAKHYTDLQFTPVSEVKLPNYERFVLDNGLVVYLMEDHELPLVSGTALVKTGSRWEAGDKVGLAEIVGSVMRTGGTLNHSADELNEILEQKAAAVETDISEAAGSASFESLSEDVETVFGLFAEVLREPIFAQEKLDLVKSQAKGGIARRNDNPSEVASREFRKLIYGQDSPYARTVEYRTLDKISREDLLKFYQEYFYPNNMILGVVGDFNPQKMRSLIQSKLGAWKPNPQNATTQLPQVSPANLGGVFAVNQPQLTQSNILMGHLGGKFDSPDYAALNVMNGVLNGFGGRLFNELRSRQGLAYSVYGSWSPRFDYPGMFIAGGQTRSDATVQFIKALQAEIKRLQIQKVTAKELNYAKESTLNSFVFNFQDPSQTLSRLMRYEYYGYPADFLFRYQKAITATTTADIQRVAKKYLKPENLVTLVVGNQTAIQPPLTQLAATVTPIDITIPATATPAKN, from the coding sequence GTGAAAGGTAAAAAATTGAAAATTTCAAAGAATTGGCGTTTTGTTTCGGCTTTAGTAATTGCGTTGCTGTTAACATTTAATTTTTCTAGGGTAGCGACAGCAGCAGCAAAACATTACACAGATTTACAGTTTACACCTGTGTCCGAGGTGAAATTACCCAACTATGAACGATTTGTACTAGATAACGGTTTAGTTGTGTATTTGATGGAGGATCATGAGTTACCATTAGTGAGTGGAACTGCACTTGTGAAAACGGGAAGCCGTTGGGAAGCAGGTGATAAAGTTGGATTAGCAGAGATAGTTGGTTCGGTAATGCGGACTGGTGGAACTCTCAATCATTCCGCTGATGAATTAAATGAAATATTAGAGCAAAAGGCGGCTGCGGTAGAAACCGATATTTCTGAAGCTGCTGGTAGTGCTAGTTTTGAGAGTTTGAGTGAAGATGTAGAAACCGTCTTTGGGTTGTTTGCTGAAGTGCTACGCGAACCAATATTTGCTCAAGAAAAGTTAGATTTAGTGAAGAGTCAAGCTAAAGGTGGAATTGCTCGTCGTAATGATAATCCTAGTGAGGTTGCCAGTCGGGAGTTTAGGAAATTAATTTATGGACAAGATAGTCCTTATGCTCGCACAGTAGAGTATAGAACATTGGATAAAATTTCCCGTGAGGATTTGCTGAAGTTTTACCAGGAATATTTTTATCCCAACAATATGATTTTAGGGGTTGTGGGAGATTTTAACCCGCAAAAAATGCGATCGCTCATTCAAAGTAAATTAGGCGCATGGAAACCCAATCCTCAAAATGCTACAACCCAGTTACCTCAAGTATCACCAGCTAATTTAGGCGGGGTATTTGCGGTCAATCAGCCCCAACTCACACAGAGTAACATTCTCATGGGGCATTTGGGCGGAAAGTTCGACAGCCCCGACTATGCAGCCTTAAATGTCATGAATGGAGTGTTGAATGGATTTGGTGGACGTTTATTTAACGAATTGCGATCGCGTCAAGGTTTAGCTTACAGTGTATACGGCTCCTGGAGTCCCCGCTTCGATTATCCAGGAATGTTCATCGCCGGCGGACAAACCCGTTCTGATGCCACAGTTCAGTTTATCAAAGCCTTACAAGCAGAAATTAAGCGACTGCAAATTCAAAAAGTGACAGCAAAGGAATTAAATTATGCCAAAGAATCTACCCTCAATTCCTTTGTATTCAATTTTCAAGACCCCAGTCAAACATTATCCCGATTAATGCGCTACGAATATTACGGCTATCCCGCTGATTTTCTGTTTCGCTATCAAAAAGCCATCACCGCAACCACAACAGCAGATATACAACGAGTAGCCAAAAAATACCTCAAACCAGAAAATTTAGTCACCTTAGTAGTGGGTAATCAAACCGCCATTCAACCCCCATTAACTCAGTTAGCCGCTACGGTGACACCAATAGATATCACAATTCCCGCTACTGCAACCCCAGCAAAGAACTAA
- a CDS encoding DUF4332 domain-containing protein produces MPTKQTNNRNFLQAGNWPIEQLPGLNQEEQSHLQNCGITTTGELLKQGKTPEAKLVLASKLQVNIQDVNKWLVLADLARIPSIGTQYCGLLLHAGVISVVQLAEIPTHRLHKQVMRLQVATLQRRDLCPPVELVQQWSQQAKILVNVKF; encoded by the coding sequence ATGCCCACTAAACAGACAAATAATAGAAATTTTCTACAAGCTGGTAATTGGCCTATTGAACAATTACCAGGATTAAACCAAGAGGAACAATCCCATCTCCAAAATTGTGGCATTACTACCACAGGAGAACTACTCAAACAAGGAAAAACCCCAGAAGCAAAACTAGTATTAGCGAGTAAATTACAGGTGAATATTCAAGATGTGAATAAATGGTTAGTTTTGGCTGATTTGGCACGTATTCCCAGTATTGGTACTCAATATTGCGGTTTATTACTCCATGCAGGTGTGATTTCTGTGGTGCAATTGGCAGAAATTCCTACTCATAGATTACATAAACAGGTGATGCGTTTGCAAGTAGCAACATTACAGCGTCGTGATTTGTGTCCACCAGTTGAGTTAGTACAACAATGGAGTCAACAAGCCAAAATTTTGGTGAATGTTAAATTTTGA
- a CDS encoding HetP family heterocyst commitment protein: MIQENFEQKQQLDQIFDHSQFQQIIKAIILGKYSWACILFLHFSGYDPQDYIPQETYHKLLQENFIFTEVNHHPTHHRKLKFPHIKLSWIKLNTSKHSSN, translated from the coding sequence ATGATTCAAGAAAATTTTGAGCAAAAACAACAGTTAGATCAAATATTTGACCACTCACAATTTCAACAAATTATCAAAGCAATTATTCTAGGTAAATATTCTTGGGCTTGTATTCTATTCTTGCATTTTTCTGGATATGACCCTCAAGACTACATACCTCAAGAAACTTACCATAAATTACTCCAAGAAAACTTTATTTTCACTGAAGTAAATCATCATCCAACTCATCACAGAAAATTAAAATTTCCTCACATCAAATTAAGCTGGATTAAATTAAATACTAGTAAACATAGCTCAAACTAA
- a CDS encoding M16 family metallopeptidase, translating into MNHWILDFRLWILDWFIGKAKNSHSKSSSQPPVLRRLFATALVLIISCWSLMPEVAIGLQSQQTSIQPYLDRVIKQLTEFRLDNGLKFIILERHQAPVVSFLTYADVGGIDEPDGQTGVAHFLEHLAFKGTKRIGTTDYKAEQPLLERLEQLDNQIRIAKAQDQKDDLAKLQTEFKSVEAQAIKLVKQNEIGQIVEQAGGVGLNANTSTEATRYFYSFPANKLELWMSLESERFLEPVFREFYKEKDVILEERRMRVENSPIGMMVEKFNDTAFTTHPYRRPVIGYDEDIRNLTPSDVKKFFDTYYVPSNLAIAIVGDVNPTEVKKLAQIYFGRYPAKPKPQQKLAPEPKQTATREVTLQLSSQPWYLEGYHRPPVTHPDNAAYDIISSLLSDGRTSRLYKSLIEKQRLALAAQGSSGFPGDKYPNLMLFYALTAPGHTVDELAVALGTEIERLKTEPVSETELQRVKTQARAGLLRSLDSNMGMAQQLLEYEVKTGSWRNLFKQLDDIAAVTPADIQRVAQATFTPENRTIGKLLSKEA; encoded by the coding sequence ATGAATCATTGGATTTTAGATTTTAGACTTTGGATTTTGGATTGGTTCATCGGTAAAGCTAAGAATTCCCACTCAAAATCATCTTCCCAGCCTCCAGTCTTACGCCGTCTGTTCGCAACTGCTTTGGTATTGATCATATCCTGTTGGAGCTTAATGCCAGAAGTCGCCATAGGGCTGCAATCTCAGCAAACATCAATTCAACCTTATTTAGATCGGGTAATTAAGCAGTTAACAGAATTTCGTCTTGATAATGGCTTGAAGTTCATCATTTTAGAACGACATCAAGCGCCAGTAGTTTCATTTCTCACCTATGCTGACGTTGGTGGCATAGATGAACCAGATGGACAAACAGGTGTAGCGCACTTTTTAGAACATTTAGCTTTTAAAGGTACAAAGCGCATTGGGACAACAGACTACAAAGCTGAACAACCACTACTAGAACGATTAGAACAGCTAGACAACCAAATTAGAATTGCGAAAGCTCAAGATCAAAAAGACGATCTAGCAAAGTTGCAAACTGAGTTTAAATCAGTTGAAGCTCAAGCAATCAAGCTAGTTAAGCAAAACGAAATCGGGCAAATTGTTGAGCAAGCAGGGGGTGTAGGTTTAAATGCTAATACTTCCACCGAAGCTACCCGTTATTTTTACAGCTTTCCTGCTAATAAATTGGAATTATGGATGTCTCTAGAATCAGAGCGATTTTTAGAGCCTGTATTTCGGGAGTTTTATAAAGAAAAAGATGTAATTTTAGAAGAGCGGCGAATGCGAGTAGAAAATTCTCCTATAGGTATGATGGTGGAGAAATTTAACGATACTGCTTTCACAACTCATCCCTACAGACGACCGGTGATAGGTTATGACGAAGATATCCGCAACTTAACACCGTCAGATGTGAAGAAATTTTTTGACACTTACTATGTTCCTAGCAACTTAGCGATCGCAATTGTCGGCGATGTTAACCCCACAGAAGTCAAAAAATTAGCACAAATTTACTTTGGCCGTTATCCAGCTAAACCCAAACCACAGCAAAAACTTGCCCCAGAACCAAAGCAAACCGCAACTAGAGAAGTTACATTACAACTATCTTCTCAACCTTGGTATTTAGAAGGTTATCACCGTCCCCCCGTCACCCATCCTGATAATGCAGCGTATGACATCATCAGCAGTTTATTAAGTGATGGACGCACTTCACGACTTTATAAATCCTTGATTGAAAAACAGCGTTTAGCGTTAGCTGCTCAGGGTTCCAGCGGCTTTCCTGGAGATAAATACCCCAATTTGATGTTATTTTATGCCCTCACCGCTCCTGGTCACACAGTCGATGAATTAGCAGTGGCCTTAGGAACAGAAATTGAAAGATTGAAAACTGAACCTGTCTCTGAAACCGAATTACAGCGAGTCAAAACCCAAGCCAGAGCAGGTTTATTGCGGAGTCTCGATTCCAATATGGGTATGGCGCAGCAGTTGTTGGAATATGAAGTAAAAACTGGCTCTTGGCGCAATTTATTTAAGCAGTTAGATGATATTGCAGCAGTTACTCCTGCTGATATTCAGCGTGTTGCCCAGGCAACTTTTACCCCAGAAAATCGGACTATTGGGAAATTATTGTCGAAAGAAGCATAA
- a CDS encoding Uma2 family endonuclease: MTYSPPKALTFEQFLVEYGDNPRYELIDGELRDMEPTGPHEEVSGNIAGRIYAEILRSNLNWLIPKTCLIKPPAAEATALRPDVIVLDKTKLSQEPLWQKEPIICNGNTIQLVAEVVSTNWQDDYARKVEEYAFLEIPEYWIVDFRGLGGLQFIGNPKQPTFTICQLVNGVYQQQQYRLGDAISSSLFPNLQLKLDNIMP, from the coding sequence ATGACTTACAGTCCTCCCAAAGCCCTCACTTTTGAGCAATTTCTAGTTGAGTATGGGGACAACCCCCGTTACGAACTCATTGACGGAGAACTGCGTGATATGGAACCAACTGGCCCTCATGAAGAAGTTTCAGGAAATATTGCTGGTAGGATTTATGCTGAAATTCTTCGTTCTAATTTAAACTGGTTGATTCCAAAAACTTGTTTGATTAAACCACCTGCTGCGGAAGCAACAGCACTCCGTCCAGATGTTATTGTTCTGGATAAAACAAAACTCAGCCAAGAACCACTTTGGCAAAAAGAACCTATTATTTGTAATGGTAATACTATTCAGTTAGTTGCTGAAGTGGTGAGTACCAATTGGCAGGATGATTATGCCAGAAAAGTTGAAGAATATGCTTTTTTGGAAATACCAGAATATTGGATTGTAGATTTTCGCGGTTTGGGTGGTTTGCAATTTATCGGTAATCCCAAACAACCTACTTTCACAATCTGTCAACTAGTTAATGGTGTATATCAGCAGCAACAATATCGCTTGGGAGATGCTATTTCCTCTTCTCTGTTTCCCAATTTACAACTCAAACTTGATAATATTATGCCGTAA